The Numida meleagris isolate 19003 breed g44 Domestic line chromosome 20, NumMel1.0, whole genome shotgun sequence genome has a window encoding:
- the MIIP gene encoding LOW QUALITY PROTEIN: migration and invasion-inhibitory protein (The sequence of the model RefSeq protein was modified relative to this genomic sequence to represent the inferred CDS: inserted 2 bases in 1 codon) — protein MFSKYCVNRQAVVVNQHSPLQKRTFSAIGFHNWVPSPFPAAWCRRQRPADEQLRSAPLLPCPPPAGQPQEAEPLSPRMPGGRCAAGTAAEGPGLPGGSPRRPERGRGSPAVRRRMQSEHLRLRQANQDLLQRLRMKQEEIRKSLPSKPLLPASLRSRAPAEAKVTHTKKENQVDRVLTQRDPTTLVSVEPEACTARAALCSSLKHSSNDRGVQQQTKLQESVLESSFPGKGKNLIPVSAVITCDRETCRVDGDGHARGSAEEDYFLVGRGENRRQTTLPHGPSEKNEPKGHLDLSVNKTQSEETPKESVTPKSILLTSQSKELKKESGHVTFQAEPEEYNVPVSSWSMRPFLGYDWIAGLLDTDSSVAEKSDQYFAELHEFRQANREACIYEQHLEPKTLEYIIPEQDLIANSHKCVYCYRLNQRLFAVPMDSDSACPICKIPRAHQPPETLEEPAYVRVSIPRSTLMPAYKYKAHCRKSFEPADSLALPSHCLVGWENIIPSSDPTLSNLDLRASLEEKPSHRSRLNMVSRVSGGTRTDQLLNLTRSALFRLSSASQXRGSKTNMDTTEQFQI, from the exons ATGTTCAGCAAATACTGCGTTAATAGACAGGCGGTGGTGGTGAATCAGCATTCTCCGTTACAGAAAAGGACGTTTTCAGCAATAGGTTTTCACAATTGGGtgccttctcccttccctgccGCTTGGTGCCGCCGGCAGCGCCCAGCAGACGAGcagctccgctccgctccgctcctcCCCTGCCCTCCGCCCGCCGGGCAGCCCCAGGAGGCGGAGCCGCTGTCTCCGCGCATGCCCGGCGGCCGCTGCGCTGCGGGAACGGCGGCGGAGGGGCCGGGGCTGCCCGGGGGAAGCCCGCGGCGGCCGGAGCGAGGGCGGGGATCCCCGGCCGTGCGGCGCAG GATGCAGTCAGAGCACCTCAGGCTGCGTCAGGCCAACCAGGACCTTCTACAAAGGCTCAGAATGAAGCAGGAAGAGATAAGAAAAAGTCTTCCCAGCAAGCCGCTTCTTCCAGCATCTCTTCGTAGTAGAGCACCTGCTGAAGCTAAGGTAACACATACTAAG aaggaaaatcaaGTTGATCGTGTGTTGACGCAACGTGATCCTACAACGCTGGTGTCTGTGGAACCCGAAGCTTGCACAGCCAGAGCAGCCCTCTGTTCATCcctgaaacacagcagcaatgaCAGAGGGGTGCAGCAACAAACGAAGTTGCAGGAATCAGTTTTGGAATCCAGCTTTCCTGGTAAAGGGAAGAATCTTATACCCGTGTCTGCAGTCATTACGTGTGATAGAGAAACTTGCAGAGTGGATGGGGATGGCCATGCTCGAGGAAGTGCAGAGGAAGACTACTTCCTTGTAGGACGTGGAGAGAACAGAAGACAGACCACTCTTCCACATGGTCCCAGTGAGAAAAATGAGCCTAAGGGTCATTTGGACCTATCAGTGAATAAAACACAAAGTGAAGAGACCCCCAAGGAATCCGTAACCCCTAAATCAATCCTGCTGACATCTCAGTCCAAAGAATTGAAG aagGAATCTGGTCATGTGACTTTTCAAGCTGAGCCTGAAGAATATAACGTGCCTGTGAGTAGCTGGTCCATGCGTCCGTTCCTGGGCTACGACTGGATTGCAG GGCTCCTAGATACAGATTCTTCAGTAGCAGAAAAATCTGATCAGTATTTTGCTGAGCTGCATGAGTTTCGACAGGCCAACAGAGAAGCGTGTATCTATGAGCAGCACCTGGA GCCCAAGACTCTGGAATACATAATTCCTGAACAAGATTTGATAGCCAATTCCCATAAAT GTGTTTACTGTTACCGATTAAACCAGCGCCTCTTTGCTGTCCCTATGGATTCAGATTCTGCCTGTCCTATATGTAAGATCCCACGTGCCCACCAGCCCCCAGAGACACTGGAAGAGCCAGCCTATGTCAG GGTCAGCATTCCCAGGTCTACTCTTATGCCTGCCTACAAATACAAAGctcactgcaggaaaagctTTGAACCAGCAGACAGTCTAGCATTACCTTCG CATTGCCTGGTTGGCTGGGAAAATATCATTCCTTCCAGTGACCCCACACTCAGCAACTTGGATCTGCGAGCTTCACTGGAAGAGAAACCTTCTCACCGTTCTCGCCTG AACATGGTGTCCAGAGTGTCAGGAGGAACCAGAACTGACCAGCTTCTGAACCTGACCCGCTCAGCACTCTTCAGATTAAGCAGTGCCTCTCA CAGagggagcaaaacaaacatgGACACTACAGAGCAGTTCCAAATTTAA
- the MFN2 gene encoding mitofusin-2 isoform X2, whose product MSLLFPRSKSIVAVKKDKRHMAEVNASPLKHFVTAKKKINGIFEQLAAYINESSSFLEETHKNVELDPVTTEEQVLEVKGYLSKVSGISEVLARRHMKVAFFGRTSNGKSTVINAMLWDKVLPSGIGHTTNCFLRVEGTDGHEAFLLTEGSEEKKSVKTVNQLAHALHQDELLNAGSLVSVMWPNSKCPLLKDDLVLMDSPGIDVTTELDSWIDKFCLDADVFVLVANSESTLMQTEKQFFHKVNERLSRPNIFILNNRWDASASEPEYMEEVRRQHMERCTSFLVDELGVVDRAQAGDRIFFVSAKEVLNARIQRAQGMPEGGGALADGFQVRMFEFQNFERRFEECISQSAVKTKFEQHTVRAKQIAEDVRLIMDSVHVAAQEQRVYCLEMREERQERLGFIDKQLELLTQDYKRKIKQITEEVERQVSNAMAEEIRRLSVLVDEYQADFHPSQVVLKVYKNELHKHIEEGLGRNMSDRCSNAITASLQTMQQEMIDGLKPLLPLSLRGQIDMLIPRQCFTLSYDLNCDKLCADFQEDIEFHFSLGWTMLVNRFLGPKNGRRALMGYNDQIQRPLTPANPSLPPLPQGSMTQEELMVSMVTGLASLTSRTSMGIIVVGGVVWKAVGWRLIALSFGLYGLLYVYERLTWTTKAKERAFKRQFVEYAGEKLQLIVSYTGSNCSHQVQQELAGTFAQLCQQVDVTRENLEQEISAMNKKIEVLDSLQSKAKLLRNKAGWLDSELNMFTHQYLQQSR is encoded by the exons ATGTCCCTGTTGTTTCCTCGTTCCAAGTCAATAGTTGCAGTGAAGAAGGATAAAAGACACATGGCTGAGGTAAATGCTTCTCCACTCAAACATTTTGtcactgcaaagaagaaaatcaatgGCATCTTTGAGCAGCTGGCTGCGTACATCAATGAGAGCTCCTCATTCCTGGAGG aaaCACACAAGAATGTAGAGCTTGATCCTGTCACCACAGAAGAGCAGGTACTGGAAGTCAAAGGCTACCTGTCAAAAGTCAGTGGCATTAGTGAAGTGCTGGCAAGGCGACACATGAAAGTGGCTTTTTTTGGAAG GACAAGCAATGGAAAAAGCACTGTGATAAATGCCATGCTATGGGACAAAGTCCTTCCTTCAGGAATTGGACACACCACTAATTGTTTCCTGCGTGTAGAAGGGACTGATGGTCATGAAGCTTTCCTACTTACTGAAGGCTCGGAGGAAAAGAAGAGTGTTAAG acAGTAAACCAGCTAGCTCATGCCCTCCATCAAGATGAGCTTCTGAACGCTGGCAGCCTAGTCAGCGTAATGTGGCCCAATTCCAAATGTCCTCTCTTAAAGGATGACCTAGTGCTCATGGACAG CCCCGGCATTGATGTAACCACGGAGCTGGACAGTTGGATTGACAAGTTCTGTCTAGATGCTGACGTATTTGTTCTGGTGGCAAATTCTGAATCAACGTTGATGCAAACC GAGAAACAGTTCTTTCACAAGGTGAATGAACGTCTGTCTCGACCcaatatattcattttaaataaccGCTGGGATGCATCTGCCTCTGAACCAGAATACATGGAAGAG GTGCGTCGGCAGCACATGGAGCGGTGTACCAGTTTCCTGGTAGATGAGCTGGGTGTGGTGGATCGTGCGCAGGCAGGGGATCGAATCTTCTTTGTGTCAGCAAAAGAAGTGCTGAATGCCAGGATTCAGAGAGCTCAAGGGATGCCAGAAGGAG GTGGAGCATTGGCTGATGGTTTTCAAGTGAGAATGTTTGAGTTTCAGAACTTTGAGAGAAGATTTGAG GAATGTATCTCCCAGtcagcagtaaaaacaaaatttgagcAGCATACAGTGAGAGCAAAGCAGATTGCAGAAGATGTTCGTCTCATCATGGATTCTGTGCATGTTGCTGCCCAGGAACAGCG agttTACTGTCTGGAAATGCGAGAGGAACGACAGGAACGTTTAGGTTTTATCGACAAACAGCTGGAGCTCCTTACTCAGGACTACAAGcggaaaataaaacagatcaCAGAAGAAGTGGAGAGGCAG GTATCAAACGCAATGGCAGAAGAAATCAGACGGCTTTCAGTGCTGGTAGATGAATACCAAGCAGATTTCCATCCATCTCAAGTAGTTCTTAAAGTTTACAAGAAC GAGCTACATAAACACATTGAGGAAGGCCTGGGCCGTAACATGTCAGATCGTTGTTCCAATGCAATCACAGCTTCCCTGCAGACAATGCAGCAAGAAATGATAG ATGGTTTAAAGCCCCTGCTCCCTCTCTCTCTGCGAGGCCAGATAGACATGTTAATTCCCCGACAGTGCTTCACACTCAGCTACGATCTGAACTGTGATAAGCTTTGTGCCGACTTCCAAGAAGATATAGAATTCCATTTCTCTCTTGGATGGACAATGCTGGTGAACAGATTTTTGGGACCAAAGAATGGTCGTCGGGCCTTGATGGGCTACAATGACCAG ATTCAACGCCCTTTAACACCAGCAAATCCCAGTCTGCCTCCTTTGCCTCAGGGTTCTATGACCCAGGAAGAGCTCATGGTGTCCATGGTCACTGGACTGGCCTCGTTAACTTCCCGAACTTCCATGGGGATCATCGTGGTTGGTGGCGTG GTTTGGAAGGCAGTGGGCTGGAGGCTGATTGCTCTCTCGTTTGGCCTTTACGGGCTGCTTTATGTATATGAACGCCTCACTTGGACCACGAAAGCAAAGGAGAGAGCTTTCAAACGACAGTTCGTAGAGTATGCTGGGGAGAAACTGCAGCTTATTGTCAGCTATACAGGATCTAATTGCAGCCACCAAGTCCAACA AGAGCTTGCTGGAACATTTGCTCAATTATGTCAGCAAGTAGATGTTACACGGGAGAATCTTGAGCAGGAAATTTCTGCCATGAATAAGAAAATTGAAGTTTTGGAttcactgcaaagcaaagcaaaactgctgag GAATAAAGCAGGTTGGCTCGATAGTGAGCTTAACATGTTCACGCATCAGTacctgcagcaaagcagatag
- the MFN2 gene encoding mitofusin-2 isoform X1, producing the protein MPGFAMSLLFPRSKSIVAVKKDKRHMAEVNASPLKHFVTAKKKINGIFEQLAAYINESSSFLEETHKNVELDPVTTEEQVLEVKGYLSKVSGISEVLARRHMKVAFFGRTSNGKSTVINAMLWDKVLPSGIGHTTNCFLRVEGTDGHEAFLLTEGSEEKKSVKTVNQLAHALHQDELLNAGSLVSVMWPNSKCPLLKDDLVLMDSPGIDVTTELDSWIDKFCLDADVFVLVANSESTLMQTEKQFFHKVNERLSRPNIFILNNRWDASASEPEYMEEVRRQHMERCTSFLVDELGVVDRAQAGDRIFFVSAKEVLNARIQRAQGMPEGGGALADGFQVRMFEFQNFERRFEECISQSAVKTKFEQHTVRAKQIAEDVRLIMDSVHVAAQEQRVYCLEMREERQERLGFIDKQLELLTQDYKRKIKQITEEVERQVSNAMAEEIRRLSVLVDEYQADFHPSQVVLKVYKNELHKHIEEGLGRNMSDRCSNAITASLQTMQQEMIDGLKPLLPLSLRGQIDMLIPRQCFTLSYDLNCDKLCADFQEDIEFHFSLGWTMLVNRFLGPKNGRRALMGYNDQIQRPLTPANPSLPPLPQGSMTQEELMVSMVTGLASLTSRTSMGIIVVGGVVWKAVGWRLIALSFGLYGLLYVYERLTWTTKAKERAFKRQFVEYAGEKLQLIVSYTGSNCSHQVQQELAGTFAQLCQQVDVTRENLEQEISAMNKKIEVLDSLQSKAKLLRNKAGWLDSELNMFTHQYLQQSR; encoded by the exons ATGCCCGGCTT cGCAATGTCCCTGTTGTTTCCTCGTTCCAAGTCAATAGTTGCAGTGAAGAAGGATAAAAGACACATGGCTGAGGTAAATGCTTCTCCACTCAAACATTTTGtcactgcaaagaagaaaatcaatgGCATCTTTGAGCAGCTGGCTGCGTACATCAATGAGAGCTCCTCATTCCTGGAGG aaaCACACAAGAATGTAGAGCTTGATCCTGTCACCACAGAAGAGCAGGTACTGGAAGTCAAAGGCTACCTGTCAAAAGTCAGTGGCATTAGTGAAGTGCTGGCAAGGCGACACATGAAAGTGGCTTTTTTTGGAAG GACAAGCAATGGAAAAAGCACTGTGATAAATGCCATGCTATGGGACAAAGTCCTTCCTTCAGGAATTGGACACACCACTAATTGTTTCCTGCGTGTAGAAGGGACTGATGGTCATGAAGCTTTCCTACTTACTGAAGGCTCGGAGGAAAAGAAGAGTGTTAAG acAGTAAACCAGCTAGCTCATGCCCTCCATCAAGATGAGCTTCTGAACGCTGGCAGCCTAGTCAGCGTAATGTGGCCCAATTCCAAATGTCCTCTCTTAAAGGATGACCTAGTGCTCATGGACAG CCCCGGCATTGATGTAACCACGGAGCTGGACAGTTGGATTGACAAGTTCTGTCTAGATGCTGACGTATTTGTTCTGGTGGCAAATTCTGAATCAACGTTGATGCAAACC GAGAAACAGTTCTTTCACAAGGTGAATGAACGTCTGTCTCGACCcaatatattcattttaaataaccGCTGGGATGCATCTGCCTCTGAACCAGAATACATGGAAGAG GTGCGTCGGCAGCACATGGAGCGGTGTACCAGTTTCCTGGTAGATGAGCTGGGTGTGGTGGATCGTGCGCAGGCAGGGGATCGAATCTTCTTTGTGTCAGCAAAAGAAGTGCTGAATGCCAGGATTCAGAGAGCTCAAGGGATGCCAGAAGGAG GTGGAGCATTGGCTGATGGTTTTCAAGTGAGAATGTTTGAGTTTCAGAACTTTGAGAGAAGATTTGAG GAATGTATCTCCCAGtcagcagtaaaaacaaaatttgagcAGCATACAGTGAGAGCAAAGCAGATTGCAGAAGATGTTCGTCTCATCATGGATTCTGTGCATGTTGCTGCCCAGGAACAGCG agttTACTGTCTGGAAATGCGAGAGGAACGACAGGAACGTTTAGGTTTTATCGACAAACAGCTGGAGCTCCTTACTCAGGACTACAAGcggaaaataaaacagatcaCAGAAGAAGTGGAGAGGCAG GTATCAAACGCAATGGCAGAAGAAATCAGACGGCTTTCAGTGCTGGTAGATGAATACCAAGCAGATTTCCATCCATCTCAAGTAGTTCTTAAAGTTTACAAGAAC GAGCTACATAAACACATTGAGGAAGGCCTGGGCCGTAACATGTCAGATCGTTGTTCCAATGCAATCACAGCTTCCCTGCAGACAATGCAGCAAGAAATGATAG ATGGTTTAAAGCCCCTGCTCCCTCTCTCTCTGCGAGGCCAGATAGACATGTTAATTCCCCGACAGTGCTTCACACTCAGCTACGATCTGAACTGTGATAAGCTTTGTGCCGACTTCCAAGAAGATATAGAATTCCATTTCTCTCTTGGATGGACAATGCTGGTGAACAGATTTTTGGGACCAAAGAATGGTCGTCGGGCCTTGATGGGCTACAATGACCAG ATTCAACGCCCTTTAACACCAGCAAATCCCAGTCTGCCTCCTTTGCCTCAGGGTTCTATGACCCAGGAAGAGCTCATGGTGTCCATGGTCACTGGACTGGCCTCGTTAACTTCCCGAACTTCCATGGGGATCATCGTGGTTGGTGGCGTG GTTTGGAAGGCAGTGGGCTGGAGGCTGATTGCTCTCTCGTTTGGCCTTTACGGGCTGCTTTATGTATATGAACGCCTCACTTGGACCACGAAAGCAAAGGAGAGAGCTTTCAAACGACAGTTCGTAGAGTATGCTGGGGAGAAACTGCAGCTTATTGTCAGCTATACAGGATCTAATTGCAGCCACCAAGTCCAACA AGAGCTTGCTGGAACATTTGCTCAATTATGTCAGCAAGTAGATGTTACACGGGAGAATCTTGAGCAGGAAATTTCTGCCATGAATAAGAAAATTGAAGTTTTGGAttcactgcaaagcaaagcaaaactgctgag GAATAAAGCAGGTTGGCTCGATAGTGAGCTTAACATGTTCACGCATCAGTacctgcagcaaagcagatag